One Bombus vancouverensis nearcticus chromosome 7, iyBomVanc1_principal, whole genome shotgun sequence DNA window includes the following coding sequences:
- the LOC143302949 gene encoding uncharacterized protein LOC143302949, protein MCRISKFKHESTTPATDPIPREKSATEATKQTQKQESYKLNDNALVHKIHPNDRPLRNNVPEREKCAELDDILAKWNVYKPKK, encoded by the exons ATGTGTAGAATAAGTAAATTTAAGCATGAATCCACAACACCAGCTACAGATCCAATTCCTCGTGAAAAATCGGCTACAGAAGCAACGAAACAAACTCAAAAACAG gaAAGTTACAAATTAAATGACAATGCTTTGGTTCATAAAATTCATCCAAATGATCGCCCACTACGTAACAATGTACCAGAACGGGAGAAGTGTGCTGAACTGGATGATATATTGGCAAAATGGAATGTTTATAAACCAAAGAAATGA